TTAAAATTAATTAGTATATATCTAATTTTATTTGTTAGTTGTGGATGGGCTGGATTTGGTATACAAAAGAACGGAGATGATGAAACTAATAAAAATATTTTCTCATTTCTTGCAGGCGTGAGCTTTGGTAGTGGTATAAGCTCTTCCTCTTCTTCTTCTTCCATTTCTTCTAGCGTTGGAATATTAACTGCTACTATTTCTCCAAGTGATGGATCAACTAACGTATCTGTATCTGCTGGAATCAGTATTGCATTTAATAGACAAATTAATGTTTCGACAATCCATTCTGGAACTGTATACTTAACGATAGGTGGAACACCTGTGCCTGGAACTTTAACTATTGCAGGAACAAGTGCTGCTGTATTTATTCCGAATTCCCCTTTGAGTTATAATACTTCTTATACTCTAACTGTAACTACTGGTGTAACCGATACTTTGGGACCACCCCAAAGTCTTGCTGCGAATGCTACTTCCACTTTTACAACTCAGGCTGATAGTAGTTTACCTACCGTTACTTTGGTTTCACCAGGCAATGGAGATAGTAATATAGCAACTAACGCTAATATATTTATTACTTTTAGTAAACCAATGACAGCGGCTACTTTAAATACTACAAATATTACTCTTTTGAATGGAGTCACACCTGTTACAGGAACAGTTTCAACTTTTGGTACAACAGGTGCTTATTTTACACCAACCACTACTCTCAATCATTCGACCACCTATACAATCAATATTTCAACGGGTGTAACTGACTCAATCGGAAACGCTATCGGTAGTTCTTATTCTGCAACGTTTACTACAGCGGCTGCTACGCTGGATACAACTCCTCCTACTGTTACATCAAGCAATCCCTCTAACGGAGCAACGAGTGTTGCGGTTACGCAAACTATCCTTATTACTTTTAGCAAGCCAATAGCTAGTGCGACGATTAATTCTACAAATATCACATTGATGCAGGGGGTAACACCAATTGCTGGAACAGTTTATGCAGTTGGTTCCAATGGAGCGGTATTTCAATCTTCTTCTTCACTTGCGTATAATACTGCTTATACTCTAACTCTTACCACTGGAATAACAGACACAGTAAGTACGCCAAATGCACTTACAAACACTACTATTAGTTTTACGACTATCTTGGATGTTGCACCTACAGTTTCCCTTGTTTCTCCAGGAAGCAGTGCTACCAATGTGTCACCTAATACGAATATATTTATTACTTTTAGTAAATCGATGATGGCGGCTACTTTAAATAATACCAACATTACTCTTTTAGATGGTGCGACCCCCGTTACAGGAACAGTTTTCACTTTTGGAACAACGGGTGCTTATTTTACGCCAGCCGCGACTCTGGGTAATTCTAAAACATACACTGTAAATATTTCTACTGGTGTAACTGACTTGAATGGTGTTGCAATGGCAAGTTCTTATTCTTCTACTTTTACAACTTCTGCGGCTACTCCTGATACTACCCCCCCAACTGTAACTTCTATAAGTCCATCCAATGGGGCAACAAGTGTGTCAGTTTCTCAAACGATACTCATAACATTTAGTAAACCAATTGCGAGTGCGACGATTAATTCTACAAATATTACTTTGATGCAAGGAGTCACACCGATTACTGGAACTGTTTATGCGGTTGGCTCCAACGGTGCAGTTTTTCAACCTTCTTCTTCACTTGCGTATAATACTGCCTATACTCTAACTATTTCAACAGGAATTCAAGATACTGCAACAACACCTAATTCATTGGCAACGCCGGTGACAGTAACATTTACAACAATAGCGGATAGTTTACCATTTGAAGTTGCTTCTGTAAGCCCTTCCAATACTGCAACGAACATTGCTATTAATTCAGGAATACTTGTCACATTCAATAAAGCAGTCAATCCTGCTACACTTATCGGTGCAAATATTACTCTTACGGCAAGTAGTAGTTACCTACTAAATATAACTCCTATTGGAACTTCCACGGTATTGATAACAACAAATTCACAAATGAATTATGGAAGTCTTCATGTTTTACTTATTACTTCAGGAAT
This sequence is a window from Leptospiraceae bacterium. Protein-coding genes within it:
- a CDS encoding Ig-like domain-containing protein; translated protein: MKLNLAKYGKSLFNSKSYLKLISIYLILFVSCGWAGFGIQKNGDDETNKNIFSFLAGVSFGSGISSSSSSSSISSSVGILTATISPSDGSTNVSVSAGISIAFNRQINVSTIHSGTVYLTIGGTPVPGTLTIAGTSAAVFIPNSPLSYNTSYTLTVTTGVTDTLGPPQSLAANATSTFTTQADSSLPTVTLVSPGNGDSNIATNANIFITFSKPMTAATLNTTNITLLNGVTPVTGTVSTFGTTGAYFTPTTTLNHSTTYTINISTGVTDSIGNAIGSSYSATFTTAAATLDTTPPTVTSSNPSNGATSVAVTQTILITFSKPIASATINSTNITLMQGVTPIAGTVYAVGSNGAVFQSSSSLAYNTAYTLTLTTGITDTVSTPNALTNTTISFTTILDVAPTVSLVSPGSSATNVSPNTNIFITFSKSMMAATLNNTNITLLDGATPVTGTVFTFGTTGAYFTPAATLGNSKTYTVNISTGVTDLNGVAMASSYSSTFTTSAATPDTTPPTVTSISPSNGATSVSVSQTILITFSKPIASATINSTNITLMQGVTPITGTVYAVGSNGAVFQPSSSLAYNTAYTLTISTGIQDTATTPNSLATPVTVTFTTIADSLPFEVASVSPSNTATNIAINSGILVTFNKAVNPATLIGANITLTASSSYLLNITPIGTSTVLITTNSQMNYGSLHVLLITSGIQDTLGNPLTGVPYISIFTTASSDPDSGTVTTLAGTGSAGNVDGTGTAASFSSPQHLTMNTTEDVLYVTDTGNHRIRTIGVSNGVVVNVAGLTSGYTAATGTAARFNSPKGIFRTNGNLFYITDSGNNAMRIMTSANAVSNGFGTSVSTAGYVIANNNTGNRYRNPEGIAIDFLSGFFYTVDTGNHCIRRSTNNGSTNPTNCFAGANATGVSPFFGTSGFLNGSGTAARFNNPKGIAIDSIGTIFISDSGNHSIRMITPAGIVTTIAGSGASGYTNGVGGAATFNNPTDIAVYGNNTLYVADSGNCAIRKLILNEARTSATVVTYAGATPETPVGSRCGSIINSTRLTSRFNNPTGLWLATNNKLYVTDTGNHSIRVITY